In Hyphomicrobiaceae bacterium, the following are encoded in one genomic region:
- the wecB gene encoding UDP-N-acetylglucosamine 2-epimerase (non-hydrolyzing) yields the protein MTIAIHDNSVIASSRAAGQRIMVVFGTRPEAIKMMPLVLELRKRPGFHPVVVSTGQHRTMLDQVFSLFGESPDIDLDIMTPGQTLSDITGRVLQEMSKVYAAQRVDRVLVHGDTTTAMAAALSAFYARVPIGHVEAGLRSYDLSRPWPEEFNRVAIDCIADMMFAPTKLSAGNLRNEYNRQGEILVTGNTGIDALMFVSGRLDRDVGLVKKCERKFKFLNPERRLVLVTGHRRESFGDGFQQICDGLLSIASRGDVEVVYPVHLNPNVRSVVQKRLSGHDAIHLIEPVEYLDMVYLMKRAHILLTDSGGIQEEGPALGKPVLVMRDVTERPEAVSLGAVELVGCDPKRIRSAIDRLLDDRNEYHRRAKPCFPYGDGTAARRIVDAISEKIAV from the coding sequence ATGACCATTGCAATCCATGACAACAGCGTGATCGCGTCCAGCCGCGCAGCTGGGCAAAGAATCATGGTTGTTTTCGGCACGCGACCTGAGGCGATCAAGATGATGCCTTTGGTGCTTGAGCTGAGGAAGCGTCCTGGTTTTCATCCGGTCGTCGTTTCGACCGGTCAACACCGCACGATGCTCGATCAGGTATTCTCTCTGTTTGGCGAAAGTCCCGATATCGATCTCGATATCATGACGCCCGGACAGACCCTTTCCGACATAACGGGGCGTGTACTCCAGGAGATGTCGAAGGTGTATGCCGCTCAGCGTGTCGACCGTGTTCTTGTTCATGGCGACACCACGACCGCGATGGCGGCGGCTCTCTCGGCATTCTATGCGCGAGTTCCTATCGGCCATGTAGAGGCGGGATTGCGTTCGTATGACCTAAGCCGGCCCTGGCCGGAAGAATTCAATCGCGTGGCGATCGATTGTATCGCCGATATGATGTTTGCGCCTACCAAGCTATCTGCAGGCAACCTGCGCAACGAGTACAATCGGCAAGGTGAAATCCTAGTCACCGGTAACACCGGAATTGATGCCCTTATGTTCGTTTCTGGACGGCTCGATCGGGATGTGGGGCTGGTGAAAAAATGCGAGCGGAAGTTCAAATTCCTCAACCCCGAACGGCGACTTGTCCTTGTAACGGGTCATAGACGCGAGAGCTTTGGCGATGGGTTCCAGCAGATCTGTGATGGACTTCTTTCTATAGCTAGTCGCGGTGACGTCGAGGTCGTCTATCCCGTCCATCTCAATCCGAATGTTCGCTCTGTCGTTCAAAAGCGTCTGTCTGGGCATGACGCAATTCATCTCATCGAACCGGTCGAGTATCTCGACATGGTCTATCTCATGAAGCGGGCTCATATCTTGCTTACCGATTCCGGGGGAATACAGGAGGAAGGACCAGCGCTTGGAAAGCCGGTGTTGGTCATGCGGGACGTTACAGAGCGACCGGAAGCGGTCTCTCTTGGAGCCGTGGAGCTGGTTGGGTGCGATCCCAAGCGCATTCGCAGTGCAATCGATCGTCTTCTGGATGATCGGAATGAATATCACCGTCGCGCGAAGCCGTGCTTTCCCTACGGGGATGGGACGGCAGCACGGCGTATCGTAGATGCTATCTCAGAGAAAATTGCGGTATGA
- a CDS encoding NAD(P)-dependent oxidoreductase, whose translation MLHSPVSQYRPQSNSERNDRHVLVVGGAGYVGNVLIRQLLALGYRVRCLDALYYPTGNTIAPLMDNPSFSFVRGDLRDTAVVQDSLSGITDVVLLAALVGDPISKKYSELTREVNEAASRRLYSELAGRGIKKFIFTSTCSNYGILEGNQPATETSPLNPKSVYAETKVAFEEFVTKPSNATDFSTTVLRLATAFGLSPRMRFDLTVSEFSREIAMGRELIVYDEATWRPYCHVSDISEAIIRVIEAPTDVVSGQVFNVGGNENNFTKKMIVDELVKLVPDAKVTYKAGGFDQRDYRVSFDKIRGALDFAPKYSVPSAIAHVVSCIQAGLYGDVEESKNFYGNYVVNH comes from the coding sequence ATGCTGCATTCCCCTGTGTCGCAATATCGGCCGCAGTCTAATTCAGAACGTAACGACAGGCACGTGCTCGTAGTCGGTGGTGCAGGTTACGTTGGAAACGTCCTCATTCGCCAATTGCTGGCCTTGGGCTACAGGGTGCGTTGCCTCGATGCGCTGTACTATCCAACGGGCAACACGATTGCGCCGCTGATGGACAATCCCAGCTTCTCGTTTGTCCGCGGCGATCTGCGCGACACCGCTGTTGTGCAGGATAGCCTGAGTGGCATTACCGATGTGGTTCTTCTCGCTGCGTTGGTTGGCGATCCAATTTCCAAGAAGTATTCAGAACTCACACGAGAGGTTAACGAAGCTGCATCGCGCCGCCTCTATTCGGAACTGGCAGGGCGCGGCATCAAGAAGTTCATCTTCACTTCGACATGCAGCAATTACGGGATCCTGGAAGGCAACCAGCCGGCGACGGAAACGTCGCCGCTCAATCCGAAGTCGGTTTATGCCGAAACTAAGGTTGCCTTCGAGGAGTTCGTTACCAAGCCTTCAAACGCGACGGATTTTTCCACCACCGTTCTGCGTCTTGCGACGGCCTTTGGATTGTCACCGCGGATGCGCTTCGATTTGACTGTATCGGAGTTTAGCCGAGAGATTGCGATGGGTCGCGAGCTCATTGTCTATGATGAGGCGACCTGGCGCCCGTACTGTCACGTCAGCGATATTTCTGAAGCCATCATTCGTGTGATTGAAGCGCCCACAGATGTCGTGTCCGGCCAGGTCTTCAATGTAGGTGGCAACGAAAACAACTTTACCAAGAAGATGATCGTCGATGAGCTTGTGAAGTTGGTTCCCGATGCGAAAGTAACCTACAAGGCCGGCGGATTCGACCAGCGTGATTATCGCGTTTCGTTCGACAAAATCCGAGGAGCGCTCGATTTTGCGCCTAAATACTCCGTGCCGAGCGCCATCGCGCATGTCGTTTCTTGCATTCAGGCTGGCCTGTATGGTGACGTCGAAGAGAGCAAAAACTTCTACGGCAACTATGTCGTGAATCACTAG
- a CDS encoding NAD(P)/FAD-dependent oxidoreductase, which yields MMHAPDIETAIIGGGVVGLAIAVACAKKGQETYVFERNGDVGQETSSRSSEVVHAGIYYPQGSLKANACVAGRIRLYEFAAENSVPAKKVGKLIVATTDSEIATLKNFQAAARANGVDNLRWLTAAEVNALEPEVRCVAGLLSPSTGIVDSHALMKALEGHLQANGGFVVLQTTLQKAQCLPNGNFELSFASGSDTSRLTARNLVVAAGLGMAALRGLIPYSEGYEPPRTRFAKGHYFTLQGRAPFQHLIYPVPVPGGLGTHLTLDMQGAARFGPDVQWIDRIDYSFDDPDGSRRADFEQAIRRYWPSLPKAALEQGYTGIRPKVSGKDEPAADFLIHGPETHGIARMVALYGIESPGLTSSLAIADICAEKLGA from the coding sequence ATGATGCACGCACCTGATATTGAAACCGCCATTATCGGCGGCGGCGTTGTCGGCCTCGCCATCGCGGTCGCGTGTGCCAAAAAGGGACAGGAAACGTACGTCTTCGAACGCAACGGTGACGTGGGGCAAGAAACAAGCTCTCGGTCGAGCGAAGTCGTCCACGCCGGCATCTATTACCCGCAGGGATCATTGAAAGCGAATGCCTGTGTTGCAGGACGAATACGACTATATGAATTCGCCGCTGAAAATTCTGTCCCGGCTAAAAAAGTCGGAAAGCTCATCGTCGCCACTACGGACAGCGAAATCGCCACGCTTAAGAATTTTCAAGCTGCAGCGCGCGCAAACGGTGTCGATAATTTGCGTTGGCTCACAGCCGCTGAAGTCAACGCGCTCGAACCTGAGGTAAGATGTGTCGCCGGGCTTCTGTCGCCATCGACAGGCATCGTTGACAGCCACGCCCTCATGAAAGCGCTCGAAGGCCACCTTCAAGCAAACGGTGGCTTTGTTGTCCTTCAAACAACGTTGCAAAAGGCCCAATGCCTTCCAAATGGCAACTTCGAACTCTCGTTTGCGAGTGGAAGTGACACTTCCAGGCTGACCGCACGCAATCTTGTCGTCGCCGCAGGTCTAGGAATGGCTGCGCTTCGTGGTCTCATTCCGTATAGCGAGGGCTATGAACCGCCGCGAACCCGCTTTGCCAAGGGCCACTACTTCACTCTTCAGGGGCGCGCGCCTTTTCAACACTTGATTTATCCTGTTCCCGTTCCAGGCGGCCTTGGAACGCATCTCACTTTGGATATGCAGGGAGCCGCTCGGTTTGGACCAGACGTTCAATGGATCGATCGCATCGACTATAGTTTCGATGATCCTGACGGAAGCAGGCGCGCTGATTTCGAGCAGGCCATCCGGCGCTATTGGCCTTCGTTGCCAAAGGCCGCGCTAGAACAAGGCTACACCGGCATCAGGCCCAAAGTTTCAGGAAAAGACGAGCCAGCTGCCGATTTCCTCATTCATGGACCTGAAACGCACGGGATTGCTCGCATGGTCGCCCTCTACGGAATAGAGAGCCCAGGCCTCACGTCCAGCTTGGCGATCGCTGACATCTGCGCTGAGAAGCTAGGTGCCTAG